In Papio anubis isolate 15944 chromosome 20, Panubis1.0, whole genome shotgun sequence, a single window of DNA contains:
- the MAP1S gene encoding microtubule-associated protein 1S isoform X2, whose product MGVGRLDMYVLHPPSAGTERTLASVCALLVWHPAGPGEKVVRVLFPGCTPPACLLDGLVRLQHLRFLREPVVTPQDLEGPRRAESKESVGSRDSSKREGLLATHPRPGQERPGVTRKEPARAEAPRKAEKEARIPRDLKKDPKPSVSRTQPREVRRAASSVPNLKKTGAQAAPKTRKAPSTAPSTSQSGFPQVANGPRSPPSLRCGEASPPIAACGSPASQLVATPSLELGPIPAGEEKALELPLAANSFPRPRTPSPESRRSPAEGSGRLSLSPLRGGEAGPDASPTVTTPTVTTPSLPAEVGSPHSTEVDESLSVSFEQVLPPSAPTSEAGLSLPLRGPRARRSASPHDVDLCLVSPCEFEHRKAVPMAPAPASPGSSNDSSARSQERAGGLGAEETPPTSVSESLPTLSDSDPVPLAPGAADSDDDTEGFGVPRHDPLPDPLKVPPPLPDPSSICMVDPEMLPPKTARQTENISRTRKPLARPNSRAAAPKATPLAAAKTKGLAGGDRASRPLSARSEPSEKGGRAPLSRKSSTPKTATRGPSGSASSRTGASATPPKSPVYLDLAYLPSGSSAHLVDEEFFQRVRALCYVISGQDQRKEEGMRAVLDALLASKQHWDRDLQVTLIPTFDSVAMHTWYAETHARHQALGITVLGSNSMVSMQDDAFPACKVEF is encoded by the exons ATGGGCGTGGGCCGGCTGGACATGTACGTGCTGCACCCGCCCTCCGCCGGCACCGAGCGCACGCTGGCCTCCGTGTGCGCCCTGCTGGTGTGGCACCCCGCGGGCCCTGGCGAGAAGGTGGTGCGCGTGCTGTTCCCTGGCTGCACCCCGCCCGCCTGCCTCCTGGACGGCCTGGTCCGCCTGCAGCACTTGAGGTTCCTGCGAGAGCCCGTGGTGACGCCCCAGGACCTGGAGGGGCCGCGGCGAGCTGAGAGCAAAGAGAGCGTGGGCTCCCGGGACAGCTCGAAGAGAGAGGGCCTATTGGCCACCCACCCTAGACCTGGCCAGGAGCGCCCTGGGGTGACCCGCAAGGAGCCAGCACGGGCTGAGGCACCGCGCAAGGCTGAGAAAGAAGCCAGGATCCCCCGAGATTTGAAGAAAGACCCTAAACCGAGTGTTTCCCGGACCCAGCCACGGGAGGTGCGCCGGGCAGCCTCTTCTGTGCCCAACCTCAAGAAGACAGGTGCCCAGGCGGCACCCAAGACCCGCAAAGCACCCAGCACAGCGCCCAGCACATCCCAGTCTGGCTTCCCGCAGGTAGCAAATGGACCCCGCAGCCCGCCCAGCCTCCGATGTGGAGAAGCCAGCCCCCCCATTGCGGCCTGCGGCTCCCCGGCCTCCCAGCTGGTGGccacgcccagcctggagctGGGGCCAATCCCAGCCGGGGAGGAGAAGGCGCTGGAGCTGCCTTTGGCCGCCAACTCTTTCCCAAGGCCACGCACGCCCTCCCCTGAGTCCCGCCGGAGCCCCGCGGAGGGTAGCGGGCGGCTGTCACTGAGCCCACTGCGGGGCGGCGAGGCGGGGCCCGACGCCTCACCCACAGTGACCACACCCACGGTGACCACGCCGTCACTGCCCGCAGAGGTGGGCTCCCCGCACTCTACCGAGGTGGACGAGTCCCTGTCCGTGTCCTTTGAGCAGGTACTGCCGCCATCCGCCCCCACCAGTGAGGCTGGGCTGAGCCTCCCACTGCGTGGCCCCCGGGCACGGCGCTCGGCCTCCCCACACGATGTGGACCTGTGCCTGGTGTCACCCTGTGAGTTTGAACATCGCAAGGCGGTGCCCATGGCACCGGCACCTGCGTCCCCCGGCAGCTCGAATGACAGCAGTGCCCGGTCACAGGAGCGGGCAGGTGGGCTGGGGGCCGAGGAGACGCCCCCTACATCGGTCAGCGAGTCCCTGCCCACCCTGTCTGACTCAGACCCCGTGCCCCTGGCCCCCGGTGCCGCAGACTCAGACGACGACACAGAGGGCTTCGGAGTCCCTCGCCACGACCCTTTGCCTGACCCCCTCAAGGTTCCCCCGCCACTGCCTGACCCATCCAGCATCTGCATGGTGGACCCCGAGATGCTGCCCCCCAAGACAGCGCGGCAGACGGAGAACATCAGCCGCACCCGGAAGCCCCTGGCTCGCCCCAACTCACGTGCTGCCGCCCCCAAAGCCACTCCACTGGCTGCTGCCAAAACCAAGGGACTTGCTGGTGGGGACCGTGCCAGCCGACCACTCAGTGCCCGGAGTGAGCCCAGTGAGAAGGGAGGCCGGGCACCCCTGTCCAGAAAGTCCTCAACCCCCAAGACTGCCACTCGAGGCCCGTCGG GGTCAGCCAGCAGCCGGACCGGGGCGTCGGCCACCCCACCCAAGTCCCCGGTCTACCTGGACCTGGCCTACCTGCCCAGTGGGAGCAGCGCCCACCTGGTGGATGAGGAGTTCTTCCAGCGCGTGCGCGCGCTCTGCTACGTCATCAGTGGCCAGGACCAACGCAAGGAGGAGGGCATGCGAGCCGTCCTGGACGCGCTGCTGGCCAGCAAGCAGCACTGGGACCGAGACCTGCAG GTGACCCTGATTCCCACCTTCGACTCAGTGGCCATGCATACGTGGTACGCAGAGACGCACGCCCGGCACCAGGCGCTGGGCATCACGGTGTTGGGCAGCAACAGCATGGTGTCCATGCAGGATGACGCCTTCCCGGCCTGTAAGGTGGAGTTCTAG
- the MAP1S gene encoding microtubule-associated protein 1S isoform X1 encodes MAAVTGSGVAAAPSSLLLVVGSEFGSPGLLTYVLEELERGIRSWDVDPGICNLDEQLKVFVSRHSATFSSIVKGQRSLHHRGDSLETLVLLNPSDKSLCDELRNLLLDPASHKLLVLAGPCLEETGELLLQTGGFSPHHFLQVLKDREIRDILATTPPPAQSPILTITCPTFGDWAQLAPAVSGLQGALRLQLRLNPPAQLPNSEGLCEFLEYVAESLEPPSPFELLEPPTSGGFLRLGRPCCYIFPGGLGDAAFFAVNGFTVLVNGGSNPKSSFWKLVRHLDRVDAVLVTHPGADSLPGLNSLLRRKLAERSEVAAGGGSWDDRLRRLISPNLGVVFFNACEAASRLARGEDEAELALSLLAQLGITPLPLSRGPVPAKPTVLFEKMGVGRLDMYVLHPPSAGTERTLASVCALLVWHPAGPGEKVVRVLFPGCTPPACLLDGLVRLQHLRFLREPVVTPQDLEGPRRAESKESVGSRDSSKREGLLATHPRPGQERPGVTRKEPARAEAPRKAEKEARIPRDLKKDPKPSVSRTQPREVRRAASSVPNLKKTGAQAAPKTRKAPSTAPSTSQSGFPQVANGPRSPPSLRCGEASPPIAACGSPASQLVATPSLELGPIPAGEEKALELPLAANSFPRPRTPSPESRRSPAEGSGRLSLSPLRGGEAGPDASPTVTTPTVTTPSLPAEVGSPHSTEVDESLSVSFEQVLPPSAPTSEAGLSLPLRGPRARRSASPHDVDLCLVSPCEFEHRKAVPMAPAPASPGSSNDSSARSQERAGGLGAEETPPTSVSESLPTLSDSDPVPLAPGAADSDDDTEGFGVPRHDPLPDPLKVPPPLPDPSSICMVDPEMLPPKTARQTENISRTRKPLARPNSRAAAPKATPLAAAKTKGLAGGDRASRPLSARSEPSEKGGRAPLSRKSSTPKTATRGPSGSASSRTGASATPPKSPVYLDLAYLPSGSSAHLVDEEFFQRVRALCYVISGQDQRKEEGMRAVLDALLASKQHWDRDLQVTLIPTFDSVAMHTWYAETHARHQALGITVLGSNSMVSMQDDAFPACKVEF; translated from the exons ATGGCGGCGGTAACTGGGTCTGGGGTTGCAGCGGCCCCGAGCTCGCTGCTCCTCGTGGTGGGCAGCGAGTTCGGCAGCCCGGGGCTCCTCACCTACGTCCTGGAGGAGCTCGAACGAG GCATCCGGTCTTGGGATGTCGATCCTGGCATCTGCAACCTCGATGAACAGCTCAAGGTCTTTGTGTCCCGACACTCTGCCACCTTCTCCAGCATTGTGAAAG GCCAGCGGAGCCTGCACCACCGTGGAGACAGCCTGGAGACCCTGGTCCTCCTGAACCCGTCGGACAAGTCCCTGTGTGATGAG CTCCGGAACCTTCTGTTGGACCCTGCCTCTCACAAGCTACTGGTGTTGGCTGGGCCCTGCCTGGAGGAGACAGGGGAGCTGCTGCTACAGACAGGGGGCTTTTCGCCTCACCACTTCCTCCAGGTCCTGAAGGACAGAGAG ATCCGGGACATCCTGGCCACCACGCCCCCACCTGCGCAGTCGCCCATACTCACCATCACCTGCCCCACCTTTGGTGACTGGGCCCAGCTGGCACCTGCTGTGTCCGGCCTACAGGGGGCGCTCCGGCTCCAGCTGCGGCTGAACCCCCCGGCGCAGCTGCCCAACTCCGAGGGCCTGTGCGAGTTCTTGGAGTACGTGGCTGAGTCTCTGGAGCCGCCGTCCCCCTTCGAGCTGCTGGAGCCCCCGACCTCCGGGGGCTTCCTCAGGCTGGGCCGGCCCTGCTGCTACATCTTCCCCGGAGGCCTTGGGGATGCCGCCTTCTTCGCCGTTAATGGCTTCACCGTGCTGGTCAACGGTGGCTCAAACCCCAAGTCCAGTTTCTGGAAGCTGGTGCGGCACCTGGACCGCGTGGATGCCGTGCTGGTGACCCACCCTGGCGCCGATAGCCTCCCTGGCCTCAACAGCCTGCTGCGGCGCAAACTGGCGGAGCGCTCCGAGGTGGCTGCTGGTGGGGGCTCCTGGGACGACAGGCTGCGCAGGCTCATCTCCCCCAACCTGGGGGTCGTGTTCTTCAACGCCTGCGAGGCCGCGTCGCGGCTGGCGCGCGGCGAGGATGAGGCGGAGCTGGCGCTGAGCCTCTTGGCGCAGCTGGGCATCACGCCCCTGCCACTCAGCCGCGGCCCGGTGCCAGCCAAGCCCACTGTGCTCTTCGAGAAGATGGGCGTGGGCCGGCTGGACATGTACGTGCTGCACCCGCCCTCCGCCGGCACCGAGCGCACGCTGGCCTCCGTGTGCGCCCTGCTGGTGTGGCACCCCGCGGGCCCTGGCGAGAAGGTGGTGCGCGTGCTGTTCCCTGGCTGCACCCCGCCCGCCTGCCTCCTGGACGGCCTGGTCCGCCTGCAGCACTTGAGGTTCCTGCGAGAGCCCGTGGTGACGCCCCAGGACCTGGAGGGGCCGCGGCGAGCTGAGAGCAAAGAGAGCGTGGGCTCCCGGGACAGCTCGAAGAGAGAGGGCCTATTGGCCACCCACCCTAGACCTGGCCAGGAGCGCCCTGGGGTGACCCGCAAGGAGCCAGCACGGGCTGAGGCACCGCGCAAGGCTGAGAAAGAAGCCAGGATCCCCCGAGATTTGAAGAAAGACCCTAAACCGAGTGTTTCCCGGACCCAGCCACGGGAGGTGCGCCGGGCAGCCTCTTCTGTGCCCAACCTCAAGAAGACAGGTGCCCAGGCGGCACCCAAGACCCGCAAAGCACCCAGCACAGCGCCCAGCACATCCCAGTCTGGCTTCCCGCAGGTAGCAAATGGACCCCGCAGCCCGCCCAGCCTCCGATGTGGAGAAGCCAGCCCCCCCATTGCGGCCTGCGGCTCCCCGGCCTCCCAGCTGGTGGccacgcccagcctggagctGGGGCCAATCCCAGCCGGGGAGGAGAAGGCGCTGGAGCTGCCTTTGGCCGCCAACTCTTTCCCAAGGCCACGCACGCCCTCCCCTGAGTCCCGCCGGAGCCCCGCGGAGGGTAGCGGGCGGCTGTCACTGAGCCCACTGCGGGGCGGCGAGGCGGGGCCCGACGCCTCACCCACAGTGACCACACCCACGGTGACCACGCCGTCACTGCCCGCAGAGGTGGGCTCCCCGCACTCTACCGAGGTGGACGAGTCCCTGTCCGTGTCCTTTGAGCAGGTACTGCCGCCATCCGCCCCCACCAGTGAGGCTGGGCTGAGCCTCCCACTGCGTGGCCCCCGGGCACGGCGCTCGGCCTCCCCACACGATGTGGACCTGTGCCTGGTGTCACCCTGTGAGTTTGAACATCGCAAGGCGGTGCCCATGGCACCGGCACCTGCGTCCCCCGGCAGCTCGAATGACAGCAGTGCCCGGTCACAGGAGCGGGCAGGTGGGCTGGGGGCCGAGGAGACGCCCCCTACATCGGTCAGCGAGTCCCTGCCCACCCTGTCTGACTCAGACCCCGTGCCCCTGGCCCCCGGTGCCGCAGACTCAGACGACGACACAGAGGGCTTCGGAGTCCCTCGCCACGACCCTTTGCCTGACCCCCTCAAGGTTCCCCCGCCACTGCCTGACCCATCCAGCATCTGCATGGTGGACCCCGAGATGCTGCCCCCCAAGACAGCGCGGCAGACGGAGAACATCAGCCGCACCCGGAAGCCCCTGGCTCGCCCCAACTCACGTGCTGCCGCCCCCAAAGCCACTCCACTGGCTGCTGCCAAAACCAAGGGACTTGCTGGTGGGGACCGTGCCAGCCGACCACTCAGTGCCCGGAGTGAGCCCAGTGAGAAGGGAGGCCGGGCACCCCTGTCCAGAAAGTCCTCAACCCCCAAGACTGCCACTCGAGGCCCGTCGG GGTCAGCCAGCAGCCGGACCGGGGCGTCGGCCACCCCACCCAAGTCCCCGGTCTACCTGGACCTGGCCTACCTGCCCAGTGGGAGCAGCGCCCACCTGGTGGATGAGGAGTTCTTCCAGCGCGTGCGCGCGCTCTGCTACGTCATCAGTGGCCAGGACCAACGCAAGGAGGAGGGCATGCGAGCCGTCCTGGACGCGCTGCTGGCCAGCAAGCAGCACTGGGACCGAGACCTGCAG GTGACCCTGATTCCCACCTTCGACTCAGTGGCCATGCATACGTGGTACGCAGAGACGCACGCCCGGCACCAGGCGCTGGGCATCACGGTGTTGGGCAGCAACAGCATGGTGTCCATGCAGGATGACGCCTTCCCGGCCTGTAAGGTGGAGTTCTAG